In Nicotiana tabacum cultivar K326 chromosome 21, ASM71507v2, whole genome shotgun sequence, one DNA window encodes the following:
- the LOC142175328 gene encoding uncharacterized protein LOC142175328, with protein sequence MTNPEDHVTHYVTVVKDNDLTKEQVSSILLKQFGETLTGRALTWYSQLLAHSIETFEELADKFVTAHVGAKKAETRVKDIFPIKQYPGKGLRDFLARFNRVRMTLPNISEGMAVAAFQNGLSIDGSRITRKLLSRLMKYPPASWDEINNAYCVEQGHLKELHIDKGRNILARGRERLGPPKPHSPARTINMIIGGSDKASINGIKFTATHKLKRSITHKRYDGLQESIIFDESDADDLTFPHNNALVITLQILDADVKRIMVDDGSGACIIHPQVLTQMRLEDKILPRCIILIGFNNEVERTSGEITLPVLTVGVTVETAFYIMD encoded by the exons ATGACCAACCccgaagatcatgtgactcactacGTTACCGTTGTGAAAGACAATGACCTCACCAAAGAACAAGTGTCCTCCATCTTGCTAAAACAATTTGGCGAAACCCTCACTGGACGGGCATTGACATGGTATTCACAGTTACTAGCCCATTCTATAGAAACGTTCGAAGAGCTGGCCGATAAGTTCGTTACGGCACATGTTGGGGCCAAGAAAGCTGAAACAAGAGTAAAAGACATCTTCCCCATTAAGCAATACCCAGGAAAGGGACTGAGGGACTTTTTAGCCCGGTTCAACAGGGTGAGGATGACCTTACCAAATATTTCCGAAGGAATGGCCGTCGCAGCCTTTCAGAATGGGTTGAGCATAGATGGTTCGAGGATAACCAGAAAGCTATTAAGTCGGTTAATGAAGTATCCTCCGGCCAGTTGGGATGAAATCAACAATGCCTACTGTGTCGAG CAAGGACACCTCAAAGAACTACACATCGACAAGGGCAGGAACATCTTAGCAAGGGGTCGAGAACGTCTAGGCCCGCCAAAGCCCCATTCACCAGCTCGTACCATCAATATGATTATTGGTGGCAGTGATAAAGCCTCTATCAACGGCATCAAGTTCACCGCCACCCACAAGCTCAAAAGATCGATCACCCACAAACGGTATGACGGACTCCAAGAGAGTATCATCTTCGATGAGTCAGATGCCGACGATTTGACTTTCCCTCACAATAATGCACTTGTCATCACTTTACAAATTTTAGATGCTGATGTTAAAAGAATTATGGTAGATGACGGAAGTGGAGCGTGCATCATCCATCCCCAAGTCCTCACACAGAtgagactcgaggataagatatTGCCACGTTGCATCATACTAATCGGTTTTAACAATGAAGTTGAACGGACTTCGGGTGAAATTACACTCCCCGTTCTCACTGTTGGAGTAACTGTAGAGACAGCATTCTACATCATGGACTAG